A window from Plectropomus leopardus isolate mb chromosome 3, YSFRI_Pleo_2.0, whole genome shotgun sequence encodes these proteins:
- the borcs8 gene encoding BLOC-1-related complex subunit 8 isoform X1, protein MEDQEMQLKVRRVTDKFTESMYVLANEPSVALYRLQEHVRRSLPELVQHKTDMQSWEEQSQGAIYTVEYACSAVKSMTNSSLYFKNIDGLLRQAISMKEQISNSQGRSLHDVNPSPSPLVSAVHAPSTSS, encoded by the exons TGACGGATAAGTTCACGGAGAGCATGTACGTGCTGGCTAACGAGCCGTCAGTGGCTCTCTACAGACTGCAGGAGCACGTCAGACGGTCGCTGCCTGAACTGGTGCAACACAAG acagacatgcagagcTGGGAGGAGCAGAGTCAAGGAGCCATTTACACTGTAGAGTATGCATGCAG CGCCGTGAAGAGCATGACGAACAGCAGCTtgtatttcaaaaacatcgACGGCCTCCTCCGTCAAGCCATCAGCATGAAGGAACAGATTAGCAACTCTCAAGGACGCAG CTTACATGATGTGAACCCCTCTCCCAGTCCCCTTGTCTCTGCTGTACATGCCCCTTCCACTTCCTCATGA
- the tmem221 gene encoding transmembrane protein 221, which translates to MTLKYSQRSLIVLCLLGILSAIMSVLSVILIFQLQSQQTAVKESPPSTASIIPAHIWAVLLPVSTVLSALSLTLQLSSVVVCLLHSYFSTEVCRGEQDTERADWFLLDSRAVRHVAIGLFCLGVSVYLTAMSIFMLLIFEVETGIASACVLSSGILILLVVVIHSLVKASHTAKRYHTDHLDTLFRNDHGSSSTPVSRHCELKIGVDKPRMHRSQSHLQHPVSYPQCGNPLQQQYQQQQYSPAAGSQGHASDKDGYSSGGSCPRMHRTLSTESGLLQAQTKPWNGVNNEMRSVLARKSGISAKDSTLV; encoded by the exons ATGACGCTCAAGTACAGCCAGCGGTCTCTAATAGTTCTGTGTCTACTGGGGATTTTATCGGCCATTATGTCAGTTTTATCGGTGATTTTGATTTTCCAGCTTCAGTCTCAGCAGACGGCAGTGAAGGAGTCTCCCCCGTCCACCGCCTCGATCATCCCGGCTCATATTTGGGCCGTCCTGCTGCCTGTGTCCACCGTGCTGTCCGCGCTGTCCCTCACCCTGCAGCTCAGCTCTGTGGTGGTGTGTCTCCTCCACAGCTACTTCTCAACTGAGGTCTGCAGAGGAGAGCAGGACACTGAAAG AGCAGACTGGTTCCTTTTGGATAGCAGAGCTGTACGACACGTGGCAATCGGACTGTTCTGCCTGGGGGTTTCTGTCTACTTAACAG CTATGTCCATCTTTATGCTCCTCATATTTGAGGTGGAGACTGGCATTGCAAGCGCTTGCGTACTCTCCTCTGGGATCTTAATCCTTCTGGTCGTTGTGATCCACTCTCTGGTCAAAGCTTCTCATACTGCCAAGCGCTATCACACCGACCACCTCGACACCCTCTTCCGGAACGACCACGGAAGCAGCAGCACGCCCGTCTCCCGACACTGCGAGCTCAAAATAGGCGTGGACAAACCACGCATGCACCGCAGCCAGTCTCACCTCCAGCATCCGGTCTCCTACCCTCAATGTGGCAACCCGTTACAACAACAATACCAGCAACAGCAGTACTCCCCTGCCGCGGGTTCCCAGGGCCATGCTAGTGATAAAGACGGCTACAGCAGCGGTGGCAGTTGTCCCCGAATGCACAGGACCCTGTCTACTGAATCCGGTTTACTGCAGGCTCAGACGAAACCCTGGAACGGGGTCAACAATGAGATGAGGAGCGTCCTTGCACGCAAGTCAGGGATTTCTGCAAAAGACTCCACCCTTGTGTGA
- the borcs8 gene encoding BLOC-1-related complex subunit 8 isoform X2 produces MEDQEMQLKVRRVTDKFTESMYVLANEPSVALYRLQEHVRRSLPELVQHKTDMQSWEEQSQGAIYTVEYACSAVKSMTNSSLYFKNIDGLLRQAISMKEQISNSQGRRKRTMDSGMLKEGGEKHSSGM; encoded by the exons TGACGGATAAGTTCACGGAGAGCATGTACGTGCTGGCTAACGAGCCGTCAGTGGCTCTCTACAGACTGCAGGAGCACGTCAGACGGTCGCTGCCTGAACTGGTGCAACACAAG acagacatgcagagcTGGGAGGAGCAGAGTCAAGGAGCCATTTACACTGTAGAGTATGCATGCAG CGCCGTGAAGAGCATGACGAACAGCAGCTtgtatttcaaaaacatcgACGGCCTCCTCCGTCAAGCCATCAGCATGAAGGAACAGATTAGCAACTCTCAAGGACGCAG GAAAAGGACCATGGACTCGGGCATGCTAAAGGAAGGGGGAGAAAAGCACAGTTCTGGGATGTGA